In Vigna unguiculata cultivar IT97K-499-35 chromosome 3, ASM411807v1, whole genome shotgun sequence, a single genomic region encodes these proteins:
- the LOC114176287 gene encoding uncharacterized protein LOC114176287 isoform X1 — MASLLKAPSFLSPLNQKKAQAAVEGDVVDKESVSINEESDYGVVGMHHVGILCENLERSIDFYQNVLGLKINEARPNDEVRGVWLWVGSEMIHLMELPNPDPLTGRPEQGGRDRHTCIAIRDVSKLKAILDKAGIPYTLCPSGRPRIFTRDPDANALEFTQVDD, encoded by the exons ATGGCGTCGCTTCTCAAAGCACCTTCCTTTCTCTCCCCTCTCAACCAAAAG AAAGCCCAGGCAGCTGTTGAAGGGGATGTAGTTGACAAAGAATCAGTCTCTATCAATGAAGAAAGTG ATTATGGGGTCGTTGGTATGCACCATGTTGGAATTTTATGTGAAAATCTTGAAAGATCCATTGACTTTTATCAAAACGTTCTCG GCCTGAAGATAAATGAAGCAAGACCAAATGATGAGGTGAGGGGTGTTTGGTTGTGGGTAGGCTCTGAGATGATTCATTTGATGGAGCTTCCAAATCCTGACCCTTTGACTGGACGACCGGAACAAGGTGGTCGAGATCGTCACACATGTATTGCAATCAGGGATGTTTCCAAGCTGAAAGCAATTCTTGATAAAGCTG GTATTCCCTACACGCTTTGTCCTTCTGGAAGACCAAGAATCTTTACACGTGATCCTGATGCAAATGCTCTAGAATTTACACAAGTAGATGATTGA
- the LOC114176412 gene encoding uncharacterized protein LOC114176412: MSYCSSMASLLKAPSFLSPLNQKLNYVSLSPTTTNLQSKFYHASVRKGRWHVPSMAIKAQIAVEGDVVDKESVSINEESDYGVVNMHHVGILCESLERSLDFYQNVLGLKINEARPNDKLPYRGAWLWVGSEMIHLMELPNPDPLTGRPEHGGRDRHTCIAIRDVSKLKEILDKADIPYTLSRSGRPAIFTRDPDANALEFTQVDD, from the exons ATGAGTTATTGCTCTTCAATGGCGTCCCTTCTCAAAGCACCATCCTTTCTCTCCCCTCTGAACCAAAAG TTGAATTATGTTAGCCTTTCTCCCACAACTACAAACTTGCAGTCCAAATTTTATCATGCTAGTGTCAGAAAAGGGAGATGGCATGTTCCTAGCATGGCTATAAAAGCTCAGATCGCTGTTGAAGGGGATGTAGTTGACAAAGAATCAGTCTCTATCAATGAAGAAAGTG ATTATGGGGTCGTTAATATGCACCATGTTGGAATTTTATGTGAAAGTCTTGAAAGATCCCTTGACTTTTATCAAAACGTTCTAG GCCTGAAGATAAATGAAGCAAGGCCAAATGATAAGCTTCCATACAGGGGTGCTTGGTTGTGGGTAGGCTCTGAGATGATTCATTTGATGGAGCTTCCAAATCCTGACCCTTTAACTGGACGACCGGAACATGGTGGTCGAGATCGTCACACATGTATTGCAATCAGGGATGTTTCCAAGCTGAAAGAAATCCTTGATAAAGCTG ATATTCCCTACACGCTTAGTCGTTCTGGAAGACCAGCAATCTTTACACGTGATCCTGATGCAAATGCTCTAGAATTTACACAAGTAGATGATTGA
- the LOC114176287 gene encoding uncharacterized protein LOC114176287 isoform X2 — protein sequence MASLLKAPSFLSPLNQKKAQAAVEGDVVDKESVSINEESDYGVVGMHHVGILCENLERSIDFYQNVLGLKINEARPNDEVRGVWLWVGSEMIHLMELPNPDPLTGRPEQGGRDRHTCIAIRDVSKLKAILDKADQESLHVILMQML from the exons ATGGCGTCGCTTCTCAAAGCACCTTCCTTTCTCTCCCCTCTCAACCAAAAG AAAGCCCAGGCAGCTGTTGAAGGGGATGTAGTTGACAAAGAATCAGTCTCTATCAATGAAGAAAGTG ATTATGGGGTCGTTGGTATGCACCATGTTGGAATTTTATGTGAAAATCTTGAAAGATCCATTGACTTTTATCAAAACGTTCTCG GCCTGAAGATAAATGAAGCAAGACCAAATGATGAGGTGAGGGGTGTTTGGTTGTGGGTAGGCTCTGAGATGATTCATTTGATGGAGCTTCCAAATCCTGACCCTTTGACTGGACGACCGGAACAAGGTGGTCGAGATCGTCACACATGTATTGCAATCAGGGATGTTTCCAAGCTGAAAGCAATTCTTGATAAAGCTG ACCAAGAATCTTTACACGTGATCCTGATGCAAATGCTCTAG